One segment of Candidatus Blochmannia ocreatus DNA contains the following:
- a CDS encoding proline--tRNA ligase, which translates to MRTSKYLLATLRDSPKSCSVISHKLMLRAGLVRCISSGLYVWLPTGLRVLKKIENIIREEMCKIGALEILMPIVQPADLWEKSGRLIKYGKELLYFRNRNNKGFVLGPTHEELVSKVFSKDIISHNRFPLIVYQIHTKYRDEARPRSGVIRAREFLMKDGYSFHINKESLQKTYNEMHEAYINIFNRIGLKFCVVQANPGKIGGMLSHEFQAYSETGEDTIALPIEFNNNFSNLKLSSCIKFTSIPFKEIFINETIRLVEDSSISSLEELISKFNLSVNSIVKTVLLQISTRYVKSPNSFLGIVIRANSKISDKKIKMILERYGYVLLSYVNVEEIYKLTGAQPNFLGPINLSVPLIIDYNAAVLDNFIAGSDVSGKYFFNMNWNKDILLPIIKDLCEESDVNFHNGGKSMPIMQNCTEIGHIFQLGQKYSNFIYDTVKKSSKNNISIEMGCYGIGITRIVAVLIEQNYDKNGILWPTIIAPFKLVIIPINMHSSVEVKKVAESVYEKLLQMPIIGMDILIDDRQEYLGTIFTDMELIGIPHMLVISDKGLTKGEVEYRDRKSKNVRKVKLNMLVDFLNKEIFYL; encoded by the coding sequence ATGCGTACTAGCAAATATTTATTAGCTACTCTTAGAGATAGCCCTAAGAGTTGTTCGGTTATTAGTCATAAATTAATGTTGCGAGCAGGTTTAGTTCGGTGTATATCATCTGGGCTTTATGTTTGGTTACCTACCGGTTTACGTGTTTTAAAAAAAATAGAAAATATTATTAGAGAAGAAATGTGTAAAATAGGTGCATTGGAAATATTAATGCCTATTGTTCAGCCAGCAGATTTATGGGAAAAGAGCGGACGTTTAATAAAATATGGTAAAGAATTATTATATTTTAGGAATCGTAATAATAAAGGATTTGTATTAGGTCCGACTCATGAAGAATTGGTATCTAAAGTTTTTTCTAAAGACATTATATCACATAATAGGTTTCCGTTAATTGTATATCAAATTCATACTAAATATCGGGATGAAGCACGACCAAGATCTGGTGTAATAAGAGCAAGAGAGTTTCTTATGAAAGATGGATATTCTTTTCATATTAATAAAGAATCTCTTCAAAAGACATATAATGAAATGCATGAAGCATATATTAATATTTTTAATCGTATTGGATTAAAATTTTGTGTTGTTCAGGCTAATCCGGGTAAGATTGGAGGAATGTTATCGCATGAGTTTCAAGCATATTCTGAAACTGGGGAAGACACTATTGCGCTGCCTATAGAATTTAATAATAATTTTAGTAATCTTAAATTATCTTCTTGCATTAAATTTACATCGATACCATTTAAAGAAATATTTATTAATGAGACGATTCGGTTAGTAGAAGATTCATCAATTAGTTCTCTGGAAGAATTAATTAGTAAATTTAATTTATCTGTTAATAGTATTGTAAAAACTGTATTACTACAAATTAGTACTAGATACGTGAAAAGCCCTAATTCTTTTTTAGGTATAGTGATACGCGCTAATTCTAAAATTAGTGACAAAAAAATTAAGATGATCTTAGAAAGGTATGGTTATGTATTATTATCATATGTTAATGTAGAAGAAATATATAAGTTAACTGGAGCGCAACCTAATTTTTTAGGTCCTATAAATTTGTCTGTTCCTTTAATTATAGATTATAATGCAGCTGTTTTGGATAATTTTATTGCTGGTTCTGATGTAAGTGGTAAGTATTTTTTTAATATGAATTGGAATAAAGATATATTATTACCAATAATAAAAGATTTATGTGAAGAATCTGATGTTAATTTTCATAATGGTGGAAAAAGTATGCCTATAATGCAAAATTGCACAGAAATCGGTCATATATTTCAGTTAGGTCAAAAATATTCAAATTTTATTTATGATACAGTGAAAAAAAGTAGCAAAAATAATATTTCAATAGAAATGGGTTGTTATGGAATAGGAATTACTCGTATTGTTGCTGTTTTAATTGAACAAAATTATGATAAAAATGGTATTTTATGGCCGACGATAATAGCTCCATTTAAATTAGTGATTATACCAATTAATATGCATAGTTCTGTTGAGGTCAAAAAAGTAGCAGAGAGCGTATATGAAAAACTTTTGCAGATGCCTATAATAGGAATGGATATATTAATAGATGATCGTCAAGAATATCTAGGAACTATATTTACTGATATGGAGTTAATTGGAATACCACACATGCTTGTTATTAGTGATAAAGGTTTAACTAAAGGAGAAGTAGAATATAGGGATCGTAAAAGTAAAAATGTAAGAAAAGTTAAATTAAATATGTTAGTGGATTTTTTAAATAAAGAAATTTTTTATTTATAA
- the dnaE gene encoding DNA polymerase III subunit alpha translates to MKNTRFIHLHTHSDYSLIDGVSTIKKLINKVASLNMPALALTDFNNLFGCIKFYDLAHTFGIKPIIGADFLIKDNDYNNIVLNELTCLTTNKQGFYHLIALISKSYKNRRNNITPTIQRNWLTTYNAGLIILSGGCRGDIGQALLKKEKLKIEQYVNFYKKYFPNRFYLELIRTHRKHEETYLQEAIELSINKNLPVVATNDIRFVEKEDFLAHEIRVAIHNGITLNNSQHSSKYSNQQFMKSEKEMCELFSDIPESLENSVEIAYKCNVTLKLKGSFLPKFPNNDNQSTTDLLIAQAKKGLETRLICLFPNSTERHAKRKPYDLRLKHELKVINDMGLPGYFLIVMEFIIWAKNHAIPVGPGRGSGASSLVAYALRITELDPLKFDLLFERFLNPERISMPDLDIDFCMEHRDLVIEHVINTYGAESVSQIITFGTMAAKAVIRDVGRVLGHSYAFVNNIAKLIPLEFGITLKKAFSIEPQLISLYNNNEDVKNLIDIASQLEGIVRNISKHAGGLVIAPTKITDFSPLYYDKDSNHSMTQFDKNDIERIGLIKFDFLGLRTLTIINNTLKIINNNVHIHQKKTALDIYTIPLNDQKSFSMLQSAETTAVFQLESRGIKELIKRLKPDCFEDLIALIALYRPGPLQSGMVDNFINRKHGHEKIYYPDYQWEHKILRPVLESTYGIILYQEQVMQIAQVLANYTLGHADILRRAIGKKKPADMEKQRAIFRAGAIKNGINSTLAMKIFNLVEKFAGYGFNKSHSAAYALLSYQTLWLKTHYPAEFMAAVLSADMDNLNKIAHLISECKKMKLTVLPPNINTSQYQFHVNKNKEIVYGFGAIKGLGNTSIDTIITSRNQDGNFTGLSNLCERINNKKINHRIFEKLIFSGACDTFKIHRSTLVNSLHNTLKYANQHNWEIKNKQSNIFEKNIKNIDLTNIKHYTQTTSIYSNQILLKKEKEMLGLYLTHHPTVQYKKMIKPFLPNIIDISNIKYIQPNKEIYIFGLLTSIKTKLNNKKKHIIFGVIEDHSEKTEIIIFEKILDKYQHCLKENNFLLVKGITKTHKIYNNCAIIAQKLQDIDDIYKKHATSLSIILQEKNTNIQLLNNIRFFLEKNRFGTLPIYFLYQKNNIQIRLCCGTQWYITLNNQLLINLCNLIGDKHVKLEFNNC, encoded by the coding sequence CATGCCCGCATTAGCTCTCACCGACTTTAATAATTTATTCGGATGCATTAAATTTTACGATCTTGCACACACATTCGGAATTAAACCTATCATAGGTGCAGATTTTTTAATAAAAGATAATGATTACAATAACATTGTACTCAATGAGTTAACCTGTTTAACTACTAATAAACAAGGTTTTTATCATTTAATTGCACTTATTTCAAAATCTTACAAAAATAGACGTAACAATATTACGCCTACAATTCAACGAAATTGGCTTACAACGTATAACGCAGGACTAATTATATTATCCGGTGGATGCAGAGGCGATATTGGGCAAGCTTTATTAAAAAAGGAAAAATTAAAAATAGAACAATACGTAAATTTTTATAAAAAATACTTTCCAAATAGATTCTATTTGGAATTAATACGTACTCATAGAAAACATGAAGAGACGTATTTACAAGAAGCAATAGAATTATCAATTAATAAAAATTTACCAGTTGTCGCTACTAATGATATACGATTTGTTGAAAAAGAAGATTTTTTAGCACATGAGATCCGAGTAGCTATTCATAATGGAATAACTCTAAATAATTCTCAACACTCTTCTAAATACAGTAACCAACAATTTATGAAGAGCGAGAAAGAAATGTGTGAATTATTCTCTGATATTCCAGAATCTTTAGAAAACAGTGTAGAAATTGCCTATAAATGTAACGTTACTTTAAAATTAAAAGGATCTTTTTTACCTAAATTTCCTAATAATGATAATCAATCTACTACAGATTTACTCATTGCGCAAGCAAAAAAAGGATTAGAAACTCGACTAATTTGCCTGTTTCCAAATTCTACGGAACGTCATGCGAAAAGAAAACCTTATGATTTAAGATTAAAACATGAACTAAAAGTAATTAATGATATGGGATTGCCTGGATATTTTTTAATCGTTATGGAATTTATAATATGGGCTAAAAATCACGCTATACCAGTAGGTCCAGGTAGAGGGTCTGGAGCAAGTTCATTGGTAGCTTATGCTTTAAGAATCACAGAACTTGATCCATTAAAATTTGATTTACTATTTGAACGTTTTCTAAATCCAGAACGTATATCTATGCCTGATCTAGACATTGATTTTTGCATGGAACACCGAGATTTAGTGATTGAACATGTTATTAACACTTATGGAGCTGAATCTGTATCTCAAATCATTACATTCGGGACTATGGCTGCCAAAGCGGTAATCCGAGACGTAGGACGTGTGTTAGGTCATTCATATGCATTTGTCAATAATATTGCTAAATTAATCCCATTAGAATTCGGAATAACATTAAAAAAAGCTTTTTCTATAGAACCCCAACTAATATCACTTTATAATAATAATGAAGATGTAAAAAATTTAATTGATATTGCTTCTCAATTAGAGGGTATTGTAAGAAATATAAGTAAACATGCTGGAGGACTAGTAATAGCTCCTACAAAAATCACTGATTTTTCCCCTTTATACTATGATAAAGATAGTAATCATTCAATGACTCAATTTGATAAAAATGACATAGAGCGCATTGGTTTAATAAAATTTGATTTTCTCGGGCTACGTACTTTAACGATTATTAATAATACATTAAAAATAATTAACAACAACGTACATATACATCAAAAAAAAACTGCTCTTGATATATATACAATACCACTAAACGATCAAAAAAGTTTTTCTATGTTACAATCCGCCGAAACTACTGCAGTATTTCAATTAGAATCACGCGGAATAAAAGAACTTATTAAACGTTTAAAACCTGATTGTTTTGAAGATTTAATAGCATTAATTGCATTATATCGACCTGGACCATTACAATCCGGTATGGTAGACAATTTTATCAATAGAAAACACGGTCACGAAAAAATTTATTACCCGGATTACCAATGGGAACACAAAATCCTACGACCAGTATTAGAATCTACTTATGGGATTATATTATATCAAGAACAAGTTATGCAGATAGCGCAAGTACTAGCAAATTACACACTTGGTCATGCAGATATACTAAGACGAGCTATTGGTAAAAAAAAACCTGCAGATATGGAAAAACAACGCGCTATTTTCAGAGCTGGGGCTATAAAAAATGGTATAAATAGCACATTAGCAATGAAAATTTTTAATTTGGTCGAAAAATTTGCTGGATACGGTTTCAACAAGTCTCATTCTGCTGCATATGCATTACTTTCATATCAAACATTATGGCTGAAAACACATTATCCCGCCGAATTCATGGCAGCAGTATTAAGTGCTGATATGGATAACTTAAATAAAATAGCGCACTTAATAAGTGAATGTAAAAAAATGAAACTGACCGTTTTACCCCCAAATATCAATACTAGTCAATATCAATTTCATGTTAATAAAAACAAAGAAATTGTGTACGGATTCGGAGCTATCAAAGGTTTAGGCAATACTTCTATAGACACTATAATAACATCTCGTAACCAAGACGGAAATTTTACAGGATTATCTAATTTATGTGAACGTATTAATAATAAAAAAATAAATCATCGTATTTTTGAAAAACTAATTTTTTCTGGAGCTTGTGATACTTTCAAAATACATCGGTCTACCTTAGTAAATTCTCTACATAATACACTAAAATATGCTAATCAGCATAATTGGGAAATAAAAAATAAACAATCCAACATATTTGAAAAAAATATAAAAAATATCGATCTAACAAATATTAAACATTACACTCAAACGACATCAATCTATTCCAATCAAATACTTCTAAAAAAAGAAAAAGAAATGCTTGGATTATATTTAACCCATCACCCTACCGTACAATATAAAAAAATGATAAAACCTTTTTTACCAAATATCATTGATATTTCCAATATTAAATATATACAACCAAATAAAGAAATATATATTTTTGGGCTATTAACATCAATTAAAACAAAATTAAATAATAAAAAAAAACATATTATATTTGGTGTAATAGAAGATCACTCTGAAAAAACAGAAATAATAATATTTGAAAAAATACTTGATAAATATCAGCATTGTTTAAAAGAAAACAATTTTCTACTTGTTAAAGGAATCACTAAAACACATAAAATATATAATAATTGTGCAATAATTGCGCAAAAATTACAAGATATCGATGATATTTATAAAAAACATGCAACTAGTTTATCTATTATACTACAAGAAAAAAATACTAACATTCAATTATTAAATAATATTCGATTTTTTTTAGAAAAAAATCGATTTGGAACATTACCAATATATTTTCTCTATCAAAAAAATAATATACAAATAAGATTATGTTGCGGAACACAATGGTATATTACTCTTAATAATCAATTATTAATTAACTTATGCAATCTTATTGGGGACAAACACGTTAAATTAGAATTTAATAATTGTTGA
- the accA gene encoding acetyl-CoA carboxylase carboxyl transferase subunit alpha, giving the protein MNVNFLDFEKPILDLEEKINSLTVIAQSDKKIDKNINEEIHYLYVKKNNLIQKIFSNLNAWQISQLARHPNRPYTLDYIKYIFNDFDELSGDRIYADDKAIVGGIARLDARPIMIIGHQKGRNTPEKIKRNFGMPAPEGYRKALRLMKMAARFKMPIITFIDTPGAYPGIDAEKRGQSAAIAKNLRTMSILKIPIICTVIGEGGSGGALAISVGDKINMLEYSTYSVISPEGCASILWRNVKKAPIAAEAMGITSYRLKKLKLIDNIIPEPLGGAHRNMLSTSIALKTQLLLDLKELDSLKENELLKRRYNRLMNYGYC; this is encoded by the coding sequence ATGAATGTAAATTTTCTTGATTTTGAAAAACCTATTTTAGATTTAGAAGAAAAAATTAATTCTTTAACCGTAATAGCACAATCAGATAAAAAAATTGATAAAAACATCAATGAAGAAATTCATTATCTCTATGTAAAAAAAAATAATCTTATACAAAAGATTTTTTCCAATTTAAACGCCTGGCAAATTTCTCAATTAGCTCGACATCCAAACCGTCCCTATACATTGGATTATATTAAATATATATTTAATGATTTTGATGAATTATCTGGAGATAGAATATACGCGGATGATAAAGCTATTGTAGGAGGAATAGCAAGATTAGATGCTCGTCCAATAATGATTATTGGACATCAAAAGGGTCGAAATACTCCAGAAAAAATCAAAAGAAATTTTGGTATGCCTGCTCCAGAAGGCTATAGAAAAGCATTACGCCTAATGAAAATGGCAGCAAGATTTAAAATGCCTATAATTACTTTTATTGATACTCCTGGTGCTTATCCTGGAATTGATGCAGAAAAACGTGGACAATCTGCAGCAATTGCTAAAAATTTACGCACAATGTCAATATTAAAAATACCGATTATTTGTACTGTTATTGGAGAAGGTGGTTCCGGAGGAGCATTAGCTATTAGCGTAGGAGATAAAATTAATATGTTAGAATATAGTACATACTCCGTAATTTCTCCGGAAGGATGTGCCTCTATTCTATGGAGAAACGTGAAAAAAGCCCCCATAGCGGCTGAAGCCATGGGCATTACTTCATATCGACTAAAAAAACTAAAACTCATTGATAATATAATTCCTGAACCATTGGGTGGCGCACATAGAAATATGTTATCTACATCTATTGCATTAAAAACTCAATTACTGCTAGATTTAAAGGAATTAGATTCTTTAAAAGAAAATGAATTATTAAAACGCAGATATAATAGATTAATGAATTATGGATATTGTTGA
- the aroQ gene encoding type II 3-dehydroquinate dehydratase: MVNMFRILLINGPNLNLLGIREPKIYGCRSLSDIVMELYDIAKSLGMYMDHFQSNAEHELVDRIHQSIDNTDFIIINPASFTHTSIALRDAFLAVNIPFVEIHLSNIYAREQFRQCSYLSDIALGIICGFGAHGYYCAIHMARSHLLQKINK; encoded by the coding sequence ATGGTAAACATGTTTCGTATTTTGTTAATAAATGGACCTAACTTGAATTTATTAGGTATACGTGAACCAAAAATTTATGGATGCCGAAGTTTATCTGATATTGTTATGGAGTTATATGATATTGCTAAATCTTTAGGTATGTATATGGATCATTTTCAATCTAATGCAGAACATGAATTAGTTGATCGTATACATCAAAGTATTGACAATACAGATTTTATTATAATTAATCCTGCATCATTTACTCATACTAGTATAGCGTTACGAGATGCGTTTTTAGCAGTGAATATACCTTTTGTAGAAATACATCTTTCCAATATATATGCTAGGGAACAGTTCCGGCAGTGTTCATATTTATCTGATATTGCGCTTGGAATAATTTGTGGATTTGGAGCACATGGATATTATTGTGCTATACATATGGCTCGATCGCATTTGTTGCAAAAAATTAATAAATAA
- the accB gene encoding acetyl-CoA carboxylase biotin carboxyl carrier protein, which translates to MDIRKIKKIIKLIEESNISKLEIVEGNKAIRVDRLTRDMSSALNYASVQSESDIAVCDSTNIDTKNYKHSKLTNGYIVRSPMVGIFYAAPNKQASPFVSVGQMVKVGDILCIIEAMKVMNQIQSDKSGTIKSIFLKNGQPVEFNEPLFVIE; encoded by the coding sequence ATGGATATTCGTAAAATAAAAAAAATAATTAAATTAATTGAAGAATCTAATATTTCTAAATTAGAAATTGTTGAGGGCAATAAAGCGATACGTGTTGATCGTTTGACGCGCGATATGTCATCTGCATTAAATTATGCATCTGTACAATCAGAATCGGATATTGCGGTATGTGATTCTACTAATATAGATACAAAGAACTATAAACATTCTAAATTGACAAATGGTTATATTGTACGTTCACCAATGGTGGGTATTTTTTATGCGGCCCCTAACAAGCAGGCTAGTCCATTCGTGTCAGTAGGTCAAATGGTAAAAGTGGGAGATATTTTGTGCATTATTGAAGCTATGAAAGTGATGAATCAAATTCAATCAGATAAATCAGGAACAATAAAATCCATTTTTCTTAAAAATGGGCAACCAGTTGAATTTAATGAACCATTATTTGTTATTGAGTGA
- the accC gene encoding acetyl-CoA carboxylase biotin carboxylase subunit: protein MLDKIIIANRGEIALRILRACRELNIKTVAVYSIADRYLKHVLLSDETICIGPSESERSYLNIPAIITAAEITGASGIHPGYGFLSENADFAEQVERSGFIFIGPCSETIRIMGNKISAITAMKKSGIVSVPGWYYEFDKCSNNNFSHKNLHEVCYPVIVKSAHGGGGRGMRVVKKVSDLPYAMQIVRSESKAMFNNDEIYVERYLENPRHIEIQVISDGKGNVIYLTERDCSIQRRHQKLIEETPAININPDIKKRIGESCVRACYDIGYRGVGTFEFLYENDNFFFIEMNTRIQVEHTITEMITGIDLVKAQLRIASGCTLNIKQNMVKSTGHSIECRINAEDSWNCLPSSGRITRFHAPGGFGVRWESHIYSGYEVPSCYDSMIGKLICFGETRDIAIARMKNALSELIIDGINTNIELQKKILTDALFQKGDGINVNYLQSRFNI, encoded by the coding sequence ATGTTAGATAAAATTATAATTGCAAATCGAGGTGAAATAGCATTGCGTATATTGCGTGCGTGCAGAGAATTAAATATAAAAACGGTAGCTGTTTATTCTATTGCAGATCGGTATTTAAAACATGTATTATTATCTGATGAGACTATTTGTATAGGACCATCAGAATCAGAACGTAGTTATTTGAATATTCCTGCTATTATTACGGCTGCAGAAATTACCGGAGCATCTGGTATTCACCCTGGTTATGGTTTTTTATCAGAAAATGCTGATTTTGCTGAACAAGTTGAACGTTCTGGTTTTATTTTTATTGGACCCTGTTCAGAAACTATTCGTATTATGGGTAATAAAATATCTGCTATTACTGCTATGAAAAAATCTGGAATTGTTTCTGTGCCGGGTTGGTATTATGAATTTGACAAATGTTCAAATAATAATTTTTCACATAAAAATTTACATGAAGTTTGTTATCCAGTAATTGTAAAATCTGCTCACGGCGGCGGTGGTAGAGGCATGCGTGTTGTTAAAAAAGTATCAGATTTACCATATGCCATGCAGATAGTGCGTTCGGAATCAAAAGCTATGTTTAATAATGATGAAATTTATGTTGAAAGATATTTAGAAAATCCGAGGCATATAGAAATACAAGTTATATCTGATGGAAAAGGAAACGTAATTTATTTGACAGAGCGTGATTGTTCCATACAAAGAAGACATCAAAAATTAATAGAGGAAACTCCTGCTATAAATATTAATCCTGATATTAAAAAACGCATTGGAGAAAGTTGTGTAAGAGCGTGTTATGATATTGGTTATCGTGGTGTAGGAACTTTTGAATTTTTATATGAAAATGATAATTTTTTTTTCATTGAAATGAATACTCGAATTCAAGTAGAACATACAATTACAGAGATGATTACTGGAATAGATTTAGTTAAAGCACAATTGCGAATTGCTTCTGGGTGTACACTAAATATCAAGCAAAATATGGTTAAGTCTACAGGTCATTCTATAGAATGCAGAATAAATGCTGAAGATTCTTGGAATTGTCTTCCTAGTTCTGGACGTATTACTAGATTTCATGCTCCAGGAGGATTTGGAGTGCGTTGGGAGTCTCATATTTATTCTGGATATGAAGTCCCATCGTGTTATGACTCTATGATAGGAAAATTAATTTGTTTTGGAGAAACACGCGATATAGCTATAGCACGTATGAAAAATGCATTATCAGAATTAATAATTGATGGAATAAATACGAATATTGAATTACAAAAAAAGATTTTGACTGACGCTTTATTCCAGAAAGGTGATGGTATTAATGTTAATTATTTACAGAGTAGATTTAATATTTAA
- the tilS gene encoding tRNA lysidine(34) synthetase TilS, giving the protein MIITNIPEKNRDLYHRVAQSISGYNKILLSYSGGLDSTVLLDILTTLRDHFNNLVSYPFSIRAIHIQHNISKYANDWAIHCFKQCNVRNVPLSVVHIKYPTTDNKKSNIECLARNIRYNILFNHLNSGEILLTAHHLDDQTESFFLALKRGSGPLGLSGIKQTILTNKNKCKLLRPLLDFSRKELKIYANNKKLTWIEDDSNFNTKFDRNFLRIKILPLLYNRWPHFNKVVTRSAKLCEDQENLLKELLSNTLKTVINSKDYYSLSFKPLFQYSALKRRAIIRLWLSMLDIKMPSYQLTNRIWNEVVLSKQDAQPSLQLSNCICRRFKEKLYILPINMKYSFKTTKLDWNKIHNTILLPTNLGLLLRYPLNITLHTQKKLPCLNSSIIKKLQPNILCNYIKNFNKILTVCTVRPPSAHEQVSILFGHTNNTIYIVNKRHGKYLKKIWQEFNIPPWLRSRIPLLFYNNTLISAIGVFITKHGRYYNTNNKKNNTLSWQISWVQDTSTYKIFKQSIKIQLE; this is encoded by the coding sequence ATGATTATTACAAATATACCTGAAAAAAATCGCGATCTATATCATAGAGTAGCACAATCTATATCTGGATACAACAAAATTCTACTATCCTATAGTGGAGGGCTAGATTCTACAGTACTATTGGATATTTTAACAACATTAAGAGACCATTTCAATAATTTAGTGTCGTATCCATTCTCTATAAGAGCAATACACATACAACATAATATTAGCAAATACGCCAATGACTGGGCAATACACTGCTTTAAACAATGTAATGTTAGAAATGTCCCACTTTCTGTAGTACATATAAAATATCCAACTACTGACAATAAAAAAAGTAATATAGAATGTTTGGCGCGTAATATCCGATATAACATATTATTTAATCATTTAAATTCTGGAGAAATTCTTCTTACTGCACACCATTTAGATGATCAAACAGAAAGTTTTTTCCTCGCATTAAAAAGAGGAAGCGGACCATTAGGATTATCTGGTATAAAACAAACTATTTTAACAAATAAAAATAAATGTAAATTATTACGACCATTATTAGATTTTTCTCGAAAAGAACTAAAAATATATGCTAATAACAAAAAACTTACTTGGATTGAAGATGATAGTAATTTCAATACCAAATTTGATCGTAATTTTTTGCGAATAAAGATCCTACCATTACTATATAATCGTTGGCCACACTTTAATAAAGTCGTTACACGTTCTGCAAAATTATGTGAAGATCAGGAAAATTTATTAAAAGAACTATTATCAAATACTTTAAAAACAGTAATTAATTCTAAAGACTATTATTCTTTATCATTTAAACCATTATTTCAATATAGCGCATTAAAAAGACGCGCTATAATACGTCTGTGGTTATCTATGCTAGATATAAAGATGCCTTCTTATCAATTAACAAACCGTATTTGGAACGAAGTAGTGTTAAGCAAACAAGATGCGCAACCAAGCTTACAATTAAGTAATTGTATTTGTCGTCGATTTAAAGAAAAACTATATATTTTACCTATAAATATGAAATATTCTTTTAAAACTACGAAACTAGATTGGAATAAAATACATAATACAATATTACTCCCAACTAACTTAGGGTTATTATTACGCTACCCATTAAATATAACACTTCATACACAAAAAAAATTACCATGTCTTAACTCAAGTATCATAAAAAAACTACAACCAAATATTCTTTGTAATTACATTAAAAATTTTAATAAAATATTAACAGTATGCACTGTAAGACCTCCTAGTGCCCATGAACAAGTATCGATATTATTTGGTCACACAAACAATACAATATATATTGTCAACAAACGACATGGAAAATATTTAAAAAAAATTTGGCAAGAATTTAATATACCACCATGGCTAAGAAGTCGTATCCCTTTGCTATTTTATAACAATACTTTAATTAGTGCTATAGGAGTATTTATCACAAAACACGGAAGATATTATAATACTAATAATAAAAAAAACAATACACTATCATGGCAGATATCTTGGGTGCAAGATACATCTACATACAAAATATTTAAACAAAGCATAAAAATTCAATTAGAATAA